In the genome of Desulfovibrio desulfuricans, one region contains:
- a CDS encoding TetR/AcrR family transcriptional regulator, translated as MRIIKEHGKRRAEIVDAAEALFASKGYASTTVSDILAALNIAKGTFYHYFASKEELMDAVIARYIDTEMEAAQAIADNPQMSAEEKMFRILRASGQDNARGDRLEKESSAVGNADMHQRTMASIVLRLSPILEGIVRQGMREGIFQTEYPRECMEILLAASEFMLHGGAFAWEGAQRLQKIKALAWMAEKALGAEKGHFNYLYEKFEKDGEICD; from the coding sequence ATGCGCATCATTAAAGAACATGGCAAGCGCAGAGCAGAAATTGTTGACGCCGCAGAAGCCCTGTTTGCGTCAAAGGGGTACGCCAGCACCACCGTCAGCGATATTCTTGCAGCCCTGAACATCGCCAAGGGGACGTTTTACCATTACTTCGCGTCAAAAGAAGAACTCATGGACGCCGTAATCGCGCGGTATATTGATACGGAAATGGAGGCGGCGCAGGCGATTGCAGACAATCCGCAGATGTCTGCCGAGGAAAAAATGTTCCGCATACTCAGGGCTTCGGGGCAAGACAATGCGCGCGGTGATCGCCTGGAAAAAGAGTCCAGCGCTGTGGGCAATGCGGATATGCATCAGCGTACCATGGCATCCATTGTTCTGCGGCTCTCGCCCATTCTGGAGGGCATTGTCCGGCAGGGGATGCGCGAAGGCATATTCCAAACCGAATATCCTAGGGAATGCATGGAAATACTGCTTGCCGCCTCTGAATTTATGCTGCACGGAGGGGCCTTTGCGTGGGAAGGCGCGCAGCGACTGCAAAAGATCAAGGCCCTTGCCTGGATGGCGGAAAAAGCGCTGGGCGCGGAAAAGGGTCATTTTAACTATCTATATGAAAAATTTGAAAAAGATGGAGAAATTTGTGATTAA
- a CDS encoding FmdE family protein has protein sequence MNIGAYTFKEFHRLAENFHGYAAPGLLVGGYMVELAKRHLTEGTLFEAVVESGKCLPDAVQLLTLCSIGNNWMKIHNLGRYAVSLFDKHTGEGVRVSLDPLKMAAYPELKAWFFKEKAKKDQDIALLESEIETAGDSICKVESITVKRRFMGHKHMTRILCCPVCGEAYPVEDGPVCRGCQGEAPYVSARRELKEDCQALAVERHKASTGVRVVPVEEAVGKNVAHDMTRIDPGQFKGPEFKAGQRISVGDICRLQQMGRFHVAVTDDDAPQNASSGQQAMVHENEVAEIFARRMAGEGVTYALPPHEGKIDFKAACNGLFCVDVERMTRFNLVPEVMVASRQDATLVKEGNPLCGTRAIPLYISRERLGQALEALEGGPLFRVLPLRKARVGILVTGTEVFQGIIEDKFIPVITAKVTMLDCTVARTDIVPDDKAMMRASVAAMREAGADLLITTGGLSVDPDDVTRQALVEAGLTDVLHGVPVLPGTMSLMGRIPGPQGDMQVLGVPACALYFKTTFLDLVLPRMLAGRGLTRIEAARMGEGGYCLACHTCTYPKCWFGK, from the coding sequence ATGAATATTGGGGCCTATACGTTTAAGGAATTTCACCGTCTGGCGGAGAACTTTCATGGCTATGCCGCGCCCGGCCTGCTTGTGGGCGGTTATATGGTGGAACTGGCCAAGCGCCACCTGACCGAGGGCACGTTGTTTGAGGCCGTGGTTGAGTCCGGCAAGTGCCTGCCCGACGCCGTGCAGTTGCTGACGTTGTGCAGCATCGGCAACAACTGGATGAAGATACACAATCTGGGCCGGTATGCGGTTTCGTTGTTTGACAAGCATACGGGAGAGGGCGTGCGCGTGAGCCTCGACCCGCTAAAGATGGCTGCCTACCCGGAGCTCAAGGCGTGGTTTTTTAAGGAAAAAGCCAAAAAGGATCAGGATATAGCCCTGCTGGAATCAGAGATTGAAACTGCTGGCGACAGCATTTGCAAGGTTGAGTCCATTACGGTCAAACGCCGGTTTATGGGCCACAAGCACATGACGCGCATACTCTGCTGCCCCGTGTGCGGCGAGGCATATCCCGTGGAGGACGGCCCGGTATGCCGGGGCTGTCAGGGTGAGGCTCCGTACGTTTCTGCCCGGCGCGAACTCAAGGAAGACTGTCAGGCCCTTGCTGTCGAACGTCACAAGGCCTCTACCGGCGTGCGTGTTGTGCCGGTGGAGGAGGCCGTGGGCAAAAACGTGGCCCACGACATGACGCGCATTGACCCCGGCCAGTTCAAGGGGCCGGAATTCAAGGCCGGGCAGCGTATCTCGGTAGGCGACATCTGCCGGCTGCAGCAGATGGGCCGGTTCCATGTGGCGGTGACCGACGATGATGCGCCGCAAAATGCGTCGTCCGGCCAGCAGGCCATGGTGCACGAAAACGAAGTCGCAGAAATTTTTGCCCGTCGCATGGCTGGCGAGGGCGTGACCTACGCGCTGCCGCCCCATGAAGGCAAAATAGACTTCAAGGCTGCCTGCAACGGGCTTTTTTGCGTGGATGTGGAGCGCATGACAAGGTTTAATCTGGTGCCCGAGGTCATGGTGGCCTCGCGTCAGGATGCAACCCTGGTCAAGGAGGGCAACCCCCTTTGCGGTACGCGCGCCATCCCGCTCTATATCAGCCGCGAGCGGCTTGGTCAGGCGCTGGAGGCGCTGGAGGGCGGGCCGCTGTTCCGCGTGCTGCCCCTGCGCAAGGCCCGTGTGGGCATTCTGGTGACCGGCACCGAGGTTTTTCAGGGTATTATTGAAGACAAGTTTATCCCCGTCATCACCGCCAAGGTCACCATGCTCGATTGCACCGTTGCGCGCACCGACATCGTGCCTGACGACAAGGCCATGATGCGGGCCTCTGTGGCCGCCATGCGCGAGGCCGGGGCTGACCTGCTGATCACCACGGGCGGGCTTTCGGTTGACCCGGACGACGTGACCAGACAGGCGCTGGTTGAGGCGGGCCTTACCGACGTGCTGCACGGCGTGCCCGTGCTGCCCGGCACCATGAGCCTTATGGGCCGCATACCCGGCCCGCAGGGCGACATGCAGGTGCTCGGCGTGCCCGCCTGCGCCCTGTATTTTAAAACGACGTTTCTTGATCTGGTTTTGCCGCGCATGCTGGCGGGGCGCGGCCTGACCCGCATAGAGGCCGCCCGCATGGGCGAAGGCGGCTATTGTTTGGCGTGCCACACCTGCACCTATCCCAAGTGCTGGTTTGGTAAATAA
- the mobA gene encoding molybdenum cofactor guanylyltransferase: protein MENVRGPVAGVVLAGGMSSRMGRDKALLQVYGPGKPDLLTRTCSLLTDLLPQCWISCRSGLARAGYQCIFDEYPDRGPAAGVLAALKAARAHGFDAVLVVSCDMPFMDAPTLRRLLASRNTAGAGNLATLYVDAVSGRPEALVAVYETASLPWFEKSVTQQGGRLNNVVPAEKQTRLPYGPDEAGPFFNLNRPEDVKRALDILGASL from the coding sequence ATGGAAAATGTGCGTGGCCCTGTGGCGGGCGTGGTGCTGGCGGGGGGGATGTCCTCCCGCATGGGGAGGGACAAGGCCCTGCTGCAGGTTTACGGGCCGGGCAAGCCTGATCTTTTGACCCGGACATGCTCCCTGCTGACAGACCTGCTGCCGCAATGCTGGATCTCATGCCGGAGCGGGCTTGCGCGTGCCGGATACCAGTGCATTTTTGATGAATACCCCGACCGCGGCCCTGCAGCGGGCGTGCTGGCGGCTCTGAAGGCTGCGCGCGCCCATGGCTTTGACGCCGTGCTGGTTGTTTCGTGCGACATGCCCTTTATGGATGCCCCTACCCTGCGCAGGCTTTTGGCCTCGCGCAATACGGCAGGCGCGGGCAACCTGGCCACGCTGTATGTGGATGCGGTCAGCGGACGACCGGAGGCGCTGGTCGCTGTTTATGAAACGGCCTCGCTGCCCTGGTTTGAAAAATCGGTCACCCAGCAGGGCGGCAGGCTCAATAATGTTGTCCCCGCCGAAAAACAGACCCGTCTGCCTTACGGTCCGGATGAAGCCGGGCCGTTTTTTAATCTTAACCGCCCGGAAGACGTAAAAAGGGCACTGGATATTCTGGGAGCATCTCTTTAA
- a CDS encoding transglutaminase-like domain-containing protein codes for MMHHLYPAPQACVNESEIIDFHCPAVRDKAASLAAESASELELIEKTYVFVRDRIAHSIDCGGTAVTCRASEVLRTAEGLCYAKSHLLAALLRANGIAAGFCYQLLGLKDEHDPQRALHGLNAVWLKDRQTWRRMDARGNKPGVDARFTPDGPERLAFTVHPQCGEADYPCIFTRPDPGVVAALQAYDNMALLLPNLPQGLTQTRE; via the coding sequence ATGATGCACCACTTATACCCCGCACCGCAAGCCTGCGTGAACGAGTCAGAAATCATCGACTTCCACTGCCCTGCAGTGCGCGACAAAGCGGCCAGCCTTGCCGCCGAAAGCGCCTCGGAACTGGAACTGATCGAAAAAACCTATGTTTTTGTGCGCGACCGCATAGCCCACTCCATCGACTGCGGCGGCACGGCCGTTACCTGCCGGGCATCGGAAGTGCTGCGGACCGCTGAGGGCTTGTGCTACGCCAAGTCGCACCTGCTGGCGGCGCTGCTGCGGGCCAACGGCATTGCCGCCGGTTTTTGCTATCAGCTGCTGGGCCTGAAGGACGAACACGACCCGCAGCGGGCGCTGCACGGCCTGAATGCTGTATGGCTCAAGGATCGCCAGACCTGGCGGCGCATGGACGCAAGGGGCAACAAACCGGGCGTGGACGCGCGGTTTACGCCCGACGGGCCGGAGCGGCTGGCCTTTACCGTGCATCCGCAATGCGGCGAGGCTGATTATCCCTGCATTTTTACCCGGCCAGACCCCGGCGTGGTCGCAGCCCTGCAGGCGTACGATAATATGGCCCTGCTGCTGCCCAACCTGCCCCAGGGGCTGACGCAGACGCGGGAGTAG
- a CDS encoding CvpA family protein has protein sequence MGQDIFDLIIVLILVFFGTRGFIHGFVGEVAGLISLLGGFWAAHHYHPLLAPRLTLITDPSWRIIAAYVLIFLGVIISVALIARILQKILSFSFVSWADKMAGGMLGLAKGVLLCSLGLLFLQKFFAGAPFMQHSRALPYFNALMAQVHGWLPPDLTAHLGI, from the coding sequence ATGGGTCAGGATATTTTCGACCTCATTATTGTGCTCATACTGGTCTTTTTTGGAACAAGGGGCTTTATCCACGGCTTTGTGGGCGAGGTGGCCGGTCTCATTTCACTGCTGGGCGGTTTTTGGGCCGCGCACCACTATCATCCGCTGCTCGCCCCGCGCCTGACCCTGATTACCGATCCCTCATGGCGCATCATTGCGGCATACGTGCTCATTTTTCTGGGCGTTATCATATCGGTGGCCCTCATAGCCCGTATACTGCAAAAAATACTTTCCTTCTCCTTTGTTTCGTGGGCCGACAAAATGGCGGGCGGCATGCTTGGTCTGGCCAAGGGCGTGTTGCTCTGCTCGCTGGGCCTGCTTTTTTTGCAAAAATTTTTTGCGGGCGCGCCCTTTATGCAACACTCACGCGCGCTGCCCTACTTTAACGCGCTCATGGCTCAGGTGCACGGCTGGCTGCCGCCAGACCTCACCGCACACCTGGGCATCTAA
- the mazG gene encoding nucleoside triphosphate pyrophosphohydrolase — protein MEKTALEELQLIIDKLAAPDGCPWDREQTPESLTEYILEESHELVSAIRSGNVADIREELGDVAFLLLFVARMYEKKGQFTLDDALNNNRAKMIRRHPHVFSNTVFDSLDEQLKAWEKIKRAEHTDEEGKPKGLFDTLPESLPPLSKAYRINSKAARVGFTWQEDEEVEQQVEAEWLEWLDASAGGDQEAQKHELGDLLFSIAELGRRKGIKANEALDYANRRFLTRFARMEAIAREQNRDFSALTLDEKDELWNTAKAEEEAAKA, from the coding sequence ATGGAAAAGACCGCCCTTGAAGAACTGCAGCTGATCATAGACAAGCTTGCCGCTCCCGACGGCTGCCCCTGGGACAGGGAGCAGACCCCCGAGAGCCTGACTGAATATATTCTTGAAGAAAGCCACGAACTGGTAAGCGCCATACGGTCGGGCAACGTGGCCGACATACGCGAAGAACTGGGCGACGTGGCCTTTTTGCTGCTGTTTGTGGCGCGCATGTACGAAAAAAAGGGCCAGTTCACCCTTGACGACGCCCTCAACAACAACCGTGCAAAGATGATCCGCCGCCACCCCCACGTGTTCAGCAACACTGTCTTTGACAGCCTGGACGAACAGCTCAAGGCCTGGGAAAAAATCAAGCGCGCCGAGCACACGGATGAAGAAGGCAAGCCCAAGGGGCTGTTCGACACCCTGCCCGAAAGCCTGCCGCCGCTGTCCAAGGCCTACCGCATCAATTCCAAGGCGGCCCGCGTGGGCTTTACCTGGCAGGAAGACGAAGAGGTCGAGCAGCAGGTGGAAGCCGAATGGCTGGAATGGCTGGACGCCTCTGCGGGCGGCGATCAGGAAGCCCAAAAGCACGAGCTTGGCGATTTGCTGTTCAGCATCGCCGAGCTTGGCCGCCGCAAGGGCATCAAGGCCAACGAAGCGCTGGACTACGCCAACCGCCGCTTTCTCACGCGCTTTGCCCGCATGGAAGCAATCGCCCGCGAGCAGAACCGCGACTTTTCCGCCCTGACCCTTGATGAAAAAGACGAGCTGTGGAACACCGCCAAGGCCGAGGAAGAAGCGGCAAAAGCCTAG